From Skermanella sp. TT6, a single genomic window includes:
- the rpsT gene encoding 30S ribosomal protein S20, producing the protein MANHKSAEKRIRQTERRTAVNRARVSRIRTFVKKVETAIATGDKSAAAEAFKEAQPELMRGVSKGVLHRNTVSRKLSRLSSRIKAL; encoded by the coding sequence ATGGCCAATCACAAGTCCGCAGAAAAACGTATCCGCCAGACCGAGCGGCGCACCGCCGTGAATCGCGCGCGGGTCAGCCGCATCCGTACCTTCGTCAAGAAGGTCGAGACCGCCATCGCGACCGGCGACAAGTCCGCCGCCGCCGAGGCCTTCAAGGAAGCCCAGCCCGAGCTGATGCGCGGCGTCTCCAAGGGCGTGCTGCATCGCAACACGGTCTCGCGCAAGCTGTCGCGGCTGTCTTCCCGCATCAAGGCTCTCTGA